TGGCGCAGGCCGCGTTCAGCAGGCCGCGCAGCTTTTCGTCGAAGGGCTCGGCCATGGGCGTGTGCACGGGCGCGTGCGGCTCGAAGCGCTCGTGGAACGAGAGGAAGCGGCGGCGGGTGAAGTCGATGAACTGGTCGAGGATGACCAGGTCGCCGCGTCCGATCTCCTCGCGCAGCGAGCCCACGGCGGTGGTCGCCAGGATGTGGCTGCAGCCCGCCTCCTTGAGCGCGAGGATGTTGGCCCGGTAGTTGACCTGGGTGGGCGGGGTGGTGTGGCTGCGGCCGTGCCGCGCCAGCAGCACCACCTCGCGGCCCGCGATCGTGCCGTGGCGCAGGGTGGAGTTGGGCGGGCCGTAGGGCGTGGTCGCCTCCACGTCGCGCGGCTCCTTCAGGATGTCCGGGTCG
This genomic stretch from Desulfovibrio sp. X2 harbors:
- the mtnP gene encoding S-methyl-5'-thioadenosine phosphorylase; the encoded protein is MARIGIIGGSGLDDPDILKEPRDVEATTPYGPPNSTLRHGTIAGREVVLLARHGRSHTTPPTQVNYRANILALKEAGCSHILATTAVGSLREEIGRGDLVILDQFIDFTRRRFLSFHERFEPHAPVHTPMAEPFDEKLRGLLNAACAKLGFPHHERGTVVTIEGPRFSTRAESNMFRMWGADVINMSIATECALAAEAGVPYAAVAMSTDYDCWKTDEAPVTWEEILRIFRQNADRVTAVLSEVIAGL